From one Luteipulveratus mongoliensis genomic stretch:
- the hrcA gene encoding heat-inducible transcriptional repressor HrcA — protein MSEERRLQVLRAIVQDYVSTSEPVGSKALLDRHQLGVSAATVRNDMAVLEEEGLIAAPHTSAGRVPTDAGYRVFVDRLSQVKPMSHAEKSAIREFLEQSLDLDDVVDRTARLLASLTQQVAVMQYPSLSRSSVRHVELVALAPQRLMVVLIVSSGRVEQRVLEVSEDLLTPEGEGLVADLRTRLNAEVAGHLLAEATQGLADLAEAFPQRDRETVRLVVQALTDAMAEQREERVVLAGTANLARTGADGLTLAPVLEALEQHVVLLRLLSTVDADASNAVAVRIGAENPYEGLHTTSMITTSYGTGAVAGLGVLGPTRMDYPSTMAAVRAVARYVSEILDQ, from the coding sequence ATGAGCGAGGAACGCAGGCTGCAGGTGCTGCGCGCGATCGTGCAGGACTACGTCTCGACGTCCGAGCCGGTCGGCTCCAAGGCTCTGCTGGACCGGCACCAGCTGGGTGTCTCGGCCGCGACCGTACGCAACGACATGGCCGTCCTCGAGGAGGAGGGCCTGATCGCTGCGCCGCACACGTCAGCGGGTCGGGTTCCGACCGACGCCGGCTACCGCGTGTTCGTCGACCGGCTCAGCCAGGTCAAGCCCATGAGTCACGCCGAGAAGTCGGCGATCCGTGAATTCCTCGAGCAGTCCCTCGACCTCGATGACGTGGTGGACCGGACGGCTCGCCTGCTGGCCTCGCTGACCCAGCAGGTCGCGGTCATGCAGTACCCGTCCCTGTCCCGGTCCTCGGTGCGACACGTCGAGCTGGTGGCCCTCGCTCCGCAGCGGCTGATGGTCGTCCTGATCGTCTCCAGCGGGCGGGTCGAGCAGCGTGTCCTGGAGGTCAGCGAGGACCTGCTGACCCCCGAGGGCGAGGGGTTGGTGGCCGATCTGCGCACCCGGCTCAACGCCGAGGTGGCCGGTCACCTGCTCGCCGAGGCGACCCAAGGGCTTGCCGACCTGGCCGAGGCGTTCCCGCAGCGCGACCGCGAGACGGTGCGACTCGTCGTACAAGCGCTGACCGACGCGATGGCCGAGCAGCGTGAGGAGCGGGTCGTCCTCGCCGGCACCGCCAACCTGGCGCGCACAGGAGCCGACGGCCTCACCCTCGCGCCCGTCCTCGAGGCGCTGGAACAACACGTCGTGCTGCTGCGTTTGTTGTCGACAGTGGATGCCGACGCGTCGAACGCGGTCGCGGTGCGCATCGGGGCGGAGAACCCGTACGAGGGCCTCCACACGACCTCGATGATCACCACCAGCTACGGCACCGGGGCCGTTGCCGGGCTCGGAGTGCTCGGCCCCACCCGGATGGACTACCCCTCGACCATGGCGGCCGTTCGCGCCGTCGCACGCTACGTCTCGGAGATCCTCGATCAGTGA
- a CDS encoding poly-gamma-glutamate biosynthesis protein PgsC/CapC has translation MAEYAASPEVVRVALAFGVILSILFYERVHLTTGGAIVPPYLAIAIVRPLAVVLTLLIGYLTYVIVHVVVSKYQILYGRRKFETEVLVGLALIMVSTVAAHGLGQVDPLFLGLTGVGFLVPGIIAHDMGRQRPGKTLLAIGATTAVLAVVVHSVTAFFSILPGKASDPVQLASIIGYPREFLVVAVALSVLTGMMVFAKTGLRSGGFITGAYLALISPRWFDLLFVLAAALVTWFIVVKLMMPRLLLFGRRKVSIMILVGGIVAWAGEIAIQLATDGSYTPWRGLTLATLMVPALIANDAQRQGWERTMLGTAMSGLGVYTTVNLIVAAAEAVKLL, from the coding sequence ATGGCTGAGTACGCCGCGAGTCCCGAGGTCGTACGCGTCGCCCTCGCCTTCGGGGTCATCCTGAGCATCCTGTTCTACGAGCGCGTTCATCTCACGACCGGCGGCGCGATCGTGCCGCCCTATCTCGCGATCGCCATCGTGCGCCCGCTCGCGGTCGTCCTGACATTGCTCATCGGGTACCTGACGTACGTGATCGTGCACGTCGTCGTGTCGAAGTACCAGATCCTTTATGGGAGAAGGAAGTTCGAGACCGAGGTGCTCGTCGGTCTGGCCCTCATCATGGTCAGCACCGTGGCAGCGCACGGCCTGGGTCAGGTCGACCCGCTCTTCCTCGGGCTGACCGGCGTCGGGTTCCTCGTGCCGGGCATCATCGCGCACGACATGGGTCGGCAGCGTCCGGGCAAGACGCTGCTCGCGATCGGCGCGACCACGGCTGTGCTGGCTGTCGTGGTCCACTCGGTGACGGCGTTCTTCTCGATCCTCCCGGGCAAGGCTTCCGACCCGGTTCAGCTCGCGTCGATCATCGGCTACCCGCGCGAGTTCCTTGTCGTGGCAGTCGCTTTGAGCGTGCTCACCGGAATGATGGTGTTTGCCAAGACCGGCCTGCGCTCGGGCGGTTTCATCACCGGCGCCTACCTCGCGCTGATCAGCCCGCGCTGGTTCGACCTGCTCTTCGTGCTGGCGGCGGCCCTCGTCACCTGGTTCATCGTGGTGAAGCTGATGATGCCGCGGCTGCTGCTCTTCGGTCGGCGGAAGGTGTCGATCATGATCCTCGTCGGCGGCATCGTCGCCTGGGCGGGGGAGATCGCGATCCAGCTGGCCACCGACGGCAGCTACACGCCGTGGCGCGGCCTGACCCTGGCCACCCTGATGGTCCCTGCGCTGATCGCCAACGATGCCCAACGTCAAGGATGGGAGCGCACCATGCTCGGGACGGCGATGTCCGGTCTGGGTGTCTACACGACGGTCAACCTCATCGTGGCCGCAGCCGAAGCGGTGAAGCTGCTGTGA
- the pgsB gene encoding poly-gamma-glutamate synthase PgsB, with amino-acid sequence MLASFCGLGVLVLATAALVAYWHLSVRAHNRRLDQLDIRVHVNGIRGKSTVTRLVAGVLREGGFVTVAKTTGSAARVIGPTGAETPIKRRGAATINEQIDIVAEHVTPEVEALVMECMAVRPLYQEYSQEYMVRSHITIISNVREDHQEEMGETLEEIADSMSKTIPTNGIVITAEDRPHLRERLRRNAEAKGSTLVYADPAGISDADMRGFDYLQFKENVAIGLAVAQHVGVSREAALTGMWKSVPDVGVVRLRSYDIRGKEVLWVPMFAANDRESVVLTFDTLRSQFPPDATVIGILNNRRDRGRRAELFAEMVPNDLEHHLDQVITFGAYEDTVTKKMIESGYGAERIHNMGETVQPSLDQILDKIASLIPGTHGVLVGMINIHTEQAELLIEHFQHLRGDEHRDEIDESRDIARAPIGVQRLQRAAARAHDRAGDG; translated from the coding sequence ATGCTCGCGTCCTTCTGCGGCCTCGGAGTCCTGGTGCTTGCCACCGCGGCGCTCGTGGCCTACTGGCACCTGTCCGTACGCGCCCACAACCGGCGTCTCGACCAGCTGGACATCCGGGTCCACGTCAACGGCATCCGCGGCAAGTCGACGGTCACCCGCCTCGTCGCCGGTGTGCTGCGCGAGGGCGGCTTCGTGACGGTCGCCAAGACCACCGGTAGTGCCGCGCGGGTGATCGGGCCGACGGGTGCCGAGACACCGATCAAGCGTCGTGGTGCGGCCACGATCAACGAGCAGATCGACATCGTGGCTGAGCACGTGACGCCCGAGGTCGAGGCGCTGGTGATGGAGTGCATGGCGGTTCGCCCGCTGTACCAGGAGTACTCGCAGGAGTACATGGTCCGCTCGCACATCACGATCATCTCCAACGTCCGCGAGGACCATCAGGAGGAGATGGGCGAGACCCTCGAGGAGATCGCCGACTCGATGTCCAAGACCATCCCCACGAACGGGATCGTCATCACGGCTGAGGACCGCCCGCACCTGCGCGAGCGGCTGCGTCGCAATGCGGAGGCCAAGGGCAGCACTCTCGTCTACGCCGATCCGGCCGGCATCTCCGATGCCGACATGCGCGGCTTCGACTACCTCCAGTTCAAGGAGAACGTCGCGATCGGCCTCGCCGTTGCGCAGCATGTCGGCGTCAGCCGGGAGGCGGCCCTGACAGGCATGTGGAAGTCGGTGCCCGATGTGGGCGTCGTCCGGCTCCGGTCGTACGACATCCGCGGCAAGGAGGTGCTCTGGGTGCCGATGTTCGCGGCCAACGACCGCGAGAGCGTCGTTCTCACCTTCGACACCCTGCGCTCGCAGTTCCCGCCCGACGCGACCGTGATCGGCATCCTCAACAACCGTCGCGACCGCGGCCGGCGGGCGGAGCTGTTCGCCGAGATGGTGCCGAACGACCTGGAGCACCACCTGGACCAGGTGATCACGTTCGGTGCGTACGAGGACACCGTCACCAAGAAGATGATCGAGAGCGGCTACGGCGCCGAGCGCATCCACAACATGGGCGAGACGGTGCAGCCGTCGCTGGACCAGATCCTCGACAAGATCGCCTCGCTCATCCCGGGGACCCACGGCGTGCTGGTCGGCATGATCAACATCCACACCGAGCAGGCCGAGCTGCTCATCGAGCACTTCCAGCACCTGCGGGGCGATGAGCACCGGGACGAGATCGATGAGTCTCGTGACATCGCACGCGCGCCCATCGGCGTACAGCGCCTGCAACGTGCCGCGGCCAGGGCCCACGACAGGGCGGGCGATGGCTGA
- a CDS encoding DUF402 domain-containing protein encodes MTQQGESRTRLRPTDAPASATPTGQAPFWEPGQAIFWRYRGGAWQEGGGVEGVFPMRVVRDDEAGLVVWLAPGTRCLVGRYPDGSGGHSGPLERRFLRAHEIVQARVAWHGAGTLRIAPTGKPWSVWLFHDEDGTFAGWYVNLENPCQRDGSDVFTTDHILDLWIEADGTINMKDEDELQAATEQGRLTPAEADEIRTYGEAARASYVAGDWPFDRAWTTWHPDPAWTMPALPENARWTLDLTTDVPAP; translated from the coding sequence GTGACACAGCAGGGGGAATCCAGGACAAGGCTGCGCCCGACCGATGCGCCCGCTTCCGCGACACCGACCGGCCAGGCGCCGTTCTGGGAGCCCGGCCAAGCGATCTTCTGGCGTTATCGAGGCGGCGCGTGGCAGGAGGGTGGGGGCGTCGAAGGCGTCTTTCCGATGCGAGTCGTGCGAGATGACGAAGCCGGGCTCGTCGTCTGGCTCGCTCCGGGAACGCGCTGTCTGGTCGGGCGATACCCCGACGGGAGTGGCGGCCATTCGGGCCCCCTCGAGCGACGCTTCCTTCGCGCACACGAGATCGTCCAGGCGCGGGTGGCGTGGCATGGGGCTGGCACCCTCCGCATCGCACCGACGGGCAAGCCGTGGTCTGTGTGGCTGTTCCACGACGAGGACGGGACGTTCGCGGGCTGGTACGTCAACCTCGAAAACCCTTGTCAACGCGACGGATCCGACGTCTTCACGACCGACCACATCCTCGATCTCTGGATCGAGGCGGACGGCACGATCAACATGAAGGACGAGGACGAGCTGCAGGCGGCAACCGAGCAGGGCCGCCTGACGCCGGCCGAGGCGGACGAGATCCGGACCTACGGGGAGGCCGCACGAGCGTCGTACGTCGCGGGCGACTGGCCATTCGATCGCGCGTGGACCACCTGGCACCCCGATCCCGCATGGACCATGCCCGCGTTGCCCGAGAACGCTCGCTGGACGCTCGACCTCACGACCGACGTCCCCGCCCCGTGA
- a CDS encoding NlpC/P60 family protein, whose translation MNASSSSQADVPRRAVLGIALGVGLAASSYGLVRLTSSDGSPSPAADDGTETAIRPLDAAELTFKRDPAARCTLVLDRDSKQVATLTDGARTVTMTGPARVLAEVASTGASVHSTTRVHLAPRAWSPEQESAPWVKPWLTRTYRDRRPDVLDIAMQYIQGAPERRDAKGVRYAGDAAFGPYGGPGEARLEASDFYDFLGVPWTFIDGVTKQPEARRLGAVDCSGYLRLVLGYRLGYPLLSGNTAGPGLPRRAYAMAGLGPGRLLIPDTGRQPTDLSRLLPGDLVFFITDDVPGIDHSGIYLGLDSDGKHRFISSRGNPNGPTMGDVSGRSVLDGASMFTRGFRAARRI comes from the coding sequence GTGAACGCCAGCAGTTCGTCGCAGGCCGACGTCCCTCGGCGGGCCGTGCTGGGCATCGCTCTGGGCGTCGGGCTCGCTGCGTCCTCCTACGGCCTGGTGCGATTGACGTCGTCTGACGGCAGCCCGTCGCCCGCCGCCGATGACGGGACTGAGACAGCGATCCGGCCGCTCGACGCGGCTGAGCTGACCTTCAAGCGCGACCCAGCCGCACGGTGCACCCTGGTCCTCGATCGCGACTCCAAGCAGGTGGCCACGCTGACGGACGGCGCCCGGACGGTCACGATGACCGGTCCCGCCCGTGTCCTGGCCGAGGTGGCGAGCACGGGGGCGTCCGTGCACTCCACGACACGCGTCCACCTGGCGCCACGCGCCTGGAGCCCGGAGCAGGAGAGCGCTCCCTGGGTCAAGCCGTGGCTGACACGGACGTACCGCGATCGTCGACCTGACGTGCTCGACATCGCCATGCAATACATCCAGGGAGCACCAGAACGCCGAGATGCCAAGGGTGTTCGGTACGCCGGCGACGCGGCCTTCGGTCCCTACGGCGGCCCAGGGGAGGCACGACTCGAGGCCTCGGACTTCTACGACTTCCTCGGCGTGCCCTGGACGTTCATCGACGGAGTGACCAAGCAGCCCGAGGCGAGGCGGCTGGGCGCGGTGGACTGCTCGGGCTACCTGCGGCTCGTCCTGGGCTATCGCCTCGGCTACCCGCTGCTGAGCGGCAACACGGCAGGCCCGGGACTGCCGCGGAGGGCGTACGCCATGGCCGGCCTCGGTCCGGGTCGGCTGCTCATCCCGGACACCGGTCGGCAACCCACAGACCTCAGTCGCCTCCTGCCAGGAGACCTGGTCTTCTTCATCACGGATGACGTGCCAGGAATCGACCACTCTGGGATCTACCTCGGCCTGGACAGCGACGGCAAGCACCGCTTCATCTCCAGCCGCGGCAACCCCAACGGCCCCACCATGGGCGACGTCAGTGGCCGGTCGGTGCTGGACGGCGCGAGCATGTTCACGCGCGGTTTTCGCGCGGCCCGCCGCATCTGA
- a CDS encoding DUF4870 domain-containing protein: MSYPTPPPQSTNEAIPGTEDRTASIMAHLSAPIAAILSAGWLSMVGPLIVWFIYKDKNPAVRRAAAGAFNFNLSFWVLYLISWILIFTVVGALIGVPLLIVIFVVAAWCHIKGAMRAANGESYDYPWQLRVLS, from the coding sequence ATGAGCTATCCCACCCCACCGCCGCAGAGCACCAACGAGGCCATACCCGGCACCGAGGACCGCACCGCCTCGATCATGGCGCACCTGTCCGCGCCGATCGCGGCCATCCTCAGCGCCGGCTGGCTGAGCATGGTCGGCCCGCTGATCGTCTGGTTCATCTACAAGGACAAGAACCCCGCCGTCCGCCGGGCCGCGGCCGGAGCGTTCAACTTCAACCTGTCGTTCTGGGTGCTCTACCTGATCAGCTGGATCCTGATCTTCACGGTCGTCGGTGCCCTCATCGGCGTCCCGTTGCTGATCGTGATCTTCGTGGTCGCCGCCTGGTGCCACATCAAGGGCGCAATGCGCGCAGCCAACGGCGAGTCGTACGACTACCCCTGGCAGCTGCGCGTCCTCAGCTGA
- the hemW gene encoding radical SAM family heme chaperone HemW: MAPVPSALPDGEPAPTDGALPPSALSTLGERPFGIYLHVPFCSVRCGYCDFNTYTLTELGMPGAGVSSYADAALSEIALASRVLGGRAPKVETVFVGGGTPTMLAAHDLVRMLAGVRDTFGLVDGAEITTEANPDSVTPESLQVLADGGFTRVSLGMQSAVPHVLKTLERTHNPANVSKAVQAARDAGLQVSVDLIYGTPGESLEDWRTSLEAATALQPDHISAYALVVEEGTKLAAQVRRGQVALPDDDDEADKYELADEVLNLAGLGWYEVSNWATSQDTRCRHNEGYWADGDWWGIGPGAHSHVGGVRWWNVKHPNAFATRLAAGDSPAAGRELLTDEQRYDERVLLGVRLVGGLPLDVLRPEGRTAVAGLVADGLLDGAAAVRDARAVLTRRGRLLADTVVRRLLGY; the protein is encoded by the coding sequence ATGGCCCCCGTGCCGAGCGCCCTACCCGACGGAGAACCCGCCCCGACCGACGGAGCCCTGCCCCCATCTGCCCTCAGCACGCTGGGGGAGCGGCCTTTCGGGATCTACCTGCACGTGCCGTTCTGCTCGGTGCGTTGCGGCTACTGCGACTTCAACACCTACACGCTCACCGAGCTGGGCATGCCCGGGGCGGGAGTGTCGTCGTACGCCGATGCCGCCCTGAGCGAGATAGCGCTGGCCTCCCGAGTGCTTGGTGGGCGGGCGCCGAAGGTCGAGACGGTGTTCGTCGGCGGTGGCACGCCCACCATGCTCGCGGCCCACGACCTCGTCCGGATGCTGGCAGGCGTCCGAGACACGTTCGGGCTGGTCGACGGTGCCGAGATCACCACGGAGGCCAACCCGGACTCCGTGACGCCGGAGTCGCTTCAGGTGCTCGCGGACGGTGGCTTCACCCGAGTGAGCCTGGGGATGCAGTCGGCGGTGCCGCATGTGCTGAAAACCCTTGAGCGGACTCATAACCCGGCCAATGTGAGCAAGGCCGTGCAGGCTGCACGTGATGCCGGTCTGCAGGTGAGTGTCGACCTGATCTACGGCACGCCAGGCGAGTCGCTCGAGGACTGGCGGACCAGCCTGGAGGCTGCGACCGCTCTGCAGCCGGACCACATCAGCGCGTACGCGCTCGTGGTCGAGGAGGGCACCAAGCTCGCTGCGCAGGTGCGCCGCGGCCAGGTCGCGTTGCCCGACGATGACGATGAGGCCGACAAGTACGAGCTCGCCGACGAGGTACTCAACCTGGCCGGCCTCGGCTGGTACGAGGTGAGCAACTGGGCGACGTCTCAGGACACGCGCTGCCGGCACAACGAGGGCTACTGGGCGGACGGTGACTGGTGGGGGATCGGGCCTGGTGCGCACAGTCACGTGGGTGGCGTCAGGTGGTGGAATGTCAAGCATCCCAACGCATTTGCCACGCGACTGGCGGCCGGTGACTCGCCCGCGGCCGGTCGAGAGCTGCTCACGGACGAGCAGCGCTACGACGAGAGGGTGCTGCTCGGCGTACGGCTCGTGGGTGGGCTGCCGCTGGACGTCCTGCGGCCCGAGGGACGTACGGCCGTCGCCGGGCTGGTGGCCGACGGGCTGCTGGACGGAGCCGCAGCAGTCCGCGACGCGCGAGCAGTGCTCACACGCCGCGGACGGCTGCTGGCCGACACGGTCGTACGTCGGCTGCTGGGCTACTAG
- a CDS encoding DUF3097 domain-containing protein has product MLSTDWKAPKRGRSTEVEATPDLVVEDVQTGWCGAVVRVEKAGGMHVVHLEDRRGKTKAFPLGPGFLLDGKPVVLTPPTASQREALKAAKEAGRRTASGSVAVHDAKAKVASGSRIFVEGRHDAELVEKVWGHDLRVEGVVVEMLDGVDDLTAVIREFAPDRSRRMGVLVDHLVPGTKEAKIVEQARHAASPDHVLVVGHPYVDVWQSVRPERLGWSQWPVIPRGTSWKHGILAELGWPHSSQADVAHGWKRILSTVRTYADLEPSLLGRVEELIDFVTAPA; this is encoded by the coding sequence GTGCTGAGCACCGATTGGAAGGCCCCCAAGCGGGGTCGGTCCACCGAGGTCGAGGCGACGCCCGACCTGGTGGTCGAGGACGTACAGACCGGATGGTGCGGCGCGGTCGTCCGCGTCGAGAAGGCCGGCGGTATGCACGTGGTCCACCTCGAGGACCGGCGCGGCAAGACCAAGGCGTTCCCTCTCGGACCCGGCTTCCTGCTCGACGGCAAGCCCGTCGTCCTCACGCCTCCGACGGCCAGCCAGCGCGAGGCGCTGAAGGCTGCCAAGGAGGCCGGCCGGCGTACGGCATCGGGCTCGGTCGCCGTGCACGACGCCAAGGCCAAGGTGGCGTCGGGCTCGCGCATCTTCGTGGAGGGCCGGCACGACGCTGAGCTGGTCGAGAAGGTCTGGGGTCACGACCTGCGCGTCGAGGGTGTGGTGGTCGAGATGCTGGACGGTGTCGATGACCTGACCGCAGTGATCCGCGAGTTCGCGCCGGACCGGTCGCGCCGGATGGGGGTCCTGGTCGACCACCTCGTGCCCGGCACCAAGGAAGCCAAGATCGTCGAGCAGGCGCGCCACGCGGCCTCCCCTGACCATGTGCTCGTCGTGGGTCACCCGTATGTCGACGTCTGGCAGTCCGTGCGGCCCGAGCGGCTGGGCTGGTCGCAGTGGCCGGTGATCCCGCGCGGCACGTCGTGGAAGCACGGCATCCTCGCCGAGCTCGGGTGGCCACACTCCAGCCAGGCCGATGTCGCCCACGGGTGGAAGCGCATCCTGTCGACCGTGCGGACGTACGCCGACCTCGAGCCCTCGCTGCTCGGCCGGGTCGAGGAGCTCATCGACTTCGTCACCGCACCGGCCTGA
- a CDS encoding CapA family protein — translation MTKASSRLMATGALVVTAVAGVGALTLADRPAGSHRPTGANETRGVIVDELGQAVSGARVQTREGEAVTTNRSGAFVVHLDNPTLVTATAPDHKSRVQAIAPRTAPRIELTGQASRTISIRFGGDVMMGRRFYERVDGRPAQLTDPHNVQQHSAILSSVAPLLADGDLSVVNLETPLVDEPYYNPNRPRPKAFHPTKDLAFASGPATAKALKAAGVDAVSLGNNHSFDVLGPGLASTIKALDAAGVKHFGAGTNDAEAWKPAIVQAAGRRVALLACTTVDGSDHAIPYVAAAKRAGAALCTPAALKKAVTDARKQASYVAVMMHGGVEYQRDQTPESQSIFKVATEAGAQVVIGGHPHVVGGLTQSGGSVTAESMGNLTFDQSLWSTYPGYLLRVDLRDGAALRSTVDPLVMEHYRPVPSVGGVAQSASRLAAGSVAGPARLADNGAQVNASPPPPAMVKEQRLGERQIQAMAPGWWYSGTSAPVNAVRAGTDLLNGTGSFEQQGTDPGVPPGGLWTLGNYARLSNESRCDDGEIKGDLGLELLRSPLSKDDVVASPLNRQQVRPGQSLSLVADVRHAAKGARLELRWYRGAEGSSLRTTSETIPQVDKSAAGCRRVTINATVPSDARAVQVFLRLEPPKGGQETRRLAVDNVRLAQWAPEGISGRQYDMVRTTAAATGRFVRDLPGARASAETPVLEAPEPQ, via the coding sequence GTGACCAAGGCATCGTCACGTCTGATGGCGACCGGCGCACTCGTCGTCACCGCGGTGGCAGGAGTCGGAGCGCTGACCCTTGCCGACCGACCAGCCGGATCTCACCGACCCACTGGCGCGAACGAGACCCGCGGCGTGATCGTCGACGAGCTGGGCCAGGCCGTCTCCGGTGCACGCGTGCAGACCCGCGAAGGTGAGGCCGTCACGACCAACCGATCCGGCGCATTCGTCGTCCATCTCGACAACCCCACCCTGGTCACGGCCACGGCACCCGACCACAAGTCGCGAGTGCAGGCGATCGCGCCACGGACAGCTCCGAGGATCGAGCTGACCGGACAGGCATCTCGCACCATCAGCATCCGCTTCGGCGGCGACGTCATGATGGGGCGACGGTTCTATGAGCGTGTGGACGGCCGCCCGGCGCAGCTGACCGATCCGCACAACGTGCAGCAGCACTCCGCGATCCTGAGCTCGGTGGCGCCGCTGCTCGCAGACGGCGACCTGTCCGTCGTCAACCTTGAGACGCCGCTGGTCGACGAGCCGTACTACAACCCAAATCGCCCACGCCCCAAGGCATTTCATCCGACCAAGGACCTCGCGTTCGCCAGCGGTCCAGCAACGGCGAAGGCGCTGAAGGCGGCCGGAGTCGATGCGGTCTCGCTGGGCAACAACCACAGCTTCGACGTCCTCGGCCCCGGTCTGGCCAGCACGATCAAGGCTCTCGACGCAGCCGGCGTGAAGCACTTCGGCGCCGGCACCAATGACGCTGAGGCGTGGAAGCCGGCGATCGTCCAAGCGGCCGGCCGGCGGGTCGCCCTGCTGGCGTGCACCACCGTTGACGGCTCCGACCACGCGATCCCGTACGTCGCCGCGGCGAAGCGCGCGGGCGCGGCACTGTGCACCCCGGCGGCGTTGAAGAAGGCGGTGACCGACGCACGCAAGCAGGCGTCGTACGTCGCGGTCATGATGCACGGCGGCGTGGAGTACCAACGCGATCAGACCCCTGAGTCCCAGTCCATCTTCAAGGTCGCGACCGAGGCCGGCGCCCAGGTGGTGATCGGCGGGCACCCGCACGTCGTCGGCGGTCTGACCCAGAGCGGTGGGAGTGTGACCGCCGAGTCGATGGGCAACCTGACGTTCGACCAGAGCCTGTGGTCGACCTATCCGGGCTACCTGCTGCGGGTCGACCTGCGCGATGGAGCGGCATTGCGCAGCACGGTCGACCCTCTCGTCATGGAGCACTATCGACCGGTCCCGTCGGTCGGCGGTGTGGCCCAGAGCGCGTCCCGGCTCGCGGCCGGCTCGGTCGCCGGACCCGCCCGGCTGGCGGACAACGGGGCTCAGGTCAACGCCTCGCCACCACCGCCGGCGATGGTCAAGGAGCAACGGCTGGGCGAGCGGCAGATCCAGGCCATGGCCCCGGGATGGTGGTACAGCGGGACGTCGGCGCCGGTCAATGCGGTCCGAGCCGGCACCGACCTGCTCAACGGCACCGGCTCGTTCGAGCAGCAGGGCACCGATCCAGGAGTGCCTCCGGGCGGGCTCTGGACGCTCGGCAACTACGCGCGCCTCAGCAATGAGTCGCGCTGCGACGACGGCGAGATCAAGGGCGACCTCGGCCTGGAGCTGCTGCGCAGTCCCCTCAGCAAGGACGACGTCGTGGCCTCGCCGCTCAACCGTCAGCAGGTGCGTCCGGGGCAGTCCCTGTCACTCGTAGCCGATGTGCGTCACGCGGCCAAGGGCGCTCGCCTTGAGCTGCGGTGGTACCGCGGCGCCGAGGGGAGCAGCCTGCGGACGACGAGCGAGACGATTCCTCAGGTCGACAAGAGTGCTGCGGGGTGCCGCAGAGTGACCATCAACGCCACCGTGCCGTCAGACGCCCGGGCCGTGCAGGTCTTTCTGCGGCTCGAGCCACCCAAGGGCGGTCAGGAGACCCGACGACTCGCGGTCGACAATGTCCGCCTCGCCCAGTGGGCGCCGGAGGGCATCAGCGGCCGTCAGTACGACATGGTGCGGACGACCGCTGCCGCCACCGGCCGATTCGTTCGAGACCTGCCGGGCGCGAGGGCCAGCGCGGAGACGCCGGTCCTCGAGGCGCCTGAGCCGCAGTGA